TCATGCCAGGTGACAGCCTGTCATCCAGTAGGAGAGGGGCCGGCCAGCACAGTGCAACCTCCATTTTACCctatgaagagaaagaagagtggtTCTTGCTCTCTACTTAGCAGGTGCTTCTTAACACCTGACCCAGCGTTACGTGAGTTTTCCATACAGAGCAACGCCCAGAAACCCCTTCATTCCCAGCTCTCTACTGGGTCCTCCTGTGGCCCCTCTGATTCTTCCTTTAATTTCTGTCATCCATAGTGTTTGCTCTTTCCCCCTACTTAGTATACTTCCACATTTTCAAATCCTCACCTCCTTCTGAAGGGGGAGAGCACTTTTTTGCAGGGCTGAgagttactaaaaaaaaaaaaaaaaaaaaatcccaggtgTAACTATTGACTTTCCCTTCAGAAAGGGTCAGCCCTAACAGTCATCAatgccccctcctctctctctcttcttttgataAAGTTGCTATgtgcattcattaaaaaaaaatatttatttggctctgccggGTCTTAGTAGTgacatgtgggatatagttccctgacaagggattgaacctgggccccctgctttgggagtgtggagtcttagccactggaccacgagggaagccccagtgcCCCTTATTTTGCATGGTGTTTTTGGagcattcaggcttccctggtggctcagatgatgaggaatccgcctgcaatgcaggagacccaggttcaatccctgggtagggaggatcccctggagaagcgaatggcaaaccactctagtattcttgcttggagaattccatggacagagcagcctggcgggctacagtgtgtggggttgcaaagacttggacatgactaacacttcacttcactttggagCATGCAAGGCACTTAACTCCTGTTTTCAGTTTCCGGTAGAGGCAGCCATTTACATTGTTTATATATGCAGTTTGAGGCTCAGAAATGTTAAATAATCAACTCAACATCCACCATAGTTAAGCTGGATCTGCAACACTCATCCAGCTGATGAACAACTCTCTTTTTTATAGAAATGTTGCTGCCAGTTATGGAGAGAGGGTCCCATGGTAGCCATGTTTATGTTGCTTAATTGCTTCCATCCCGACAGCTGAATGGAGGCGGGTCACCAGGTCCAAGTTGAACCTAACAGACCCTCTGTCTGGATTAGGACTGAGCCTCACGGGTCTGTATGGTCATTTAGGACATTAGCCCATAGATTCAGGGCAGACATAGTCTGTCTGGTGGACTGTGGATTAGAGAAAGCTGGTCTGCAGAGGGAGTAGTGAGGCCAAGGCACCAAGAAAAGCAGAAACCTGCCAGGGAAAGTCCCCAGCCCTGCTTCCATCCCTTTCCTGAGGCCTAACTGCCCCCCTCGTGTGGGCCCAGCAAGACACCTTGTCCTCTCAGCATAAAtccacccctccccacacacacaccctactccCGGCTAGCTAAAGTCATTCTGTTACTGCAACCAAAAGAGTTTTGCTGAATATAGCATCAGAGAAAGAGCTAGATAGAGCCCAGCTGCTACTAAGACAGAGTTCCTGCCGCAGCCCCCATTTTTCTAGACTGTAGAGAAAGTCCTGACCTACTGTCCCTTTCTCTGTCACCACATCTTTCTTAAGGCTCTGCCCACTAACTTCGTCCCAAAGTGACCTCCTCACCAGTTCTTCATGCCCCCAGCTCCGGACAcaatcttttttgcacagttaatAATTGCGAGAAGATTGGGGCTCAGCAGTtctgaaagaaagggagaaagagaatacCCATGAAAGTGCCAGGGACAGTCCCAAAGACTGGCTCTCCCTGCGAGGCACCTCCCACCCAGAGGCTGAGAACTTCCAGTCGAGGCATGGCCTCCCTCTCAGAGGCCCATCTGGACATCCATACAATGGCTGGTGGAGgttgggggtggcgggggagtAGGGGCAGGAGGGTCAGGAGGACAGATATTTGAGTGTTACTGCCATACTCTCTAGTGGATGGTGGTTCACCCCAAGTGTGGAGGTTTCTAgggaaataaaaaggcaaaacaggCTGCAGAGACCAAAGTGAACTCCTGCCTAGGGAGCGAGGCTCTTCAGGTGAAGAGCCGAGGGCCATTCATCAGAGTTCAAAGGAGGAGATGAGGTCTCTTCCTCATCACAGAGTCATGGACCTGTGGAATCTTCTGGACTAGCCCTGAGGTGGGGACTTTGCACTTGACCTTCGGTCAGACCATTAGGCAAAGACAGCACTATTTGCTGGCAAGAGCTGAGCCTTCAGGGCCATTAGTGTGGCATCTGGCACTGGTtctatgagcctcagtttgctcatctgtaaagtggggatcaTATTAGTCTCTATCACATAGCAAGTTGGGTAAATGAGCCATGTGTGCAAAGTACTGAGTATGTaatacactcaataaatgttggctgcTGCACTGCTCTGCTCTACTGACTGCGCAGAGCCTTTCTGCATCCTGAGAGCACCCTGCAGAACCTCCTGTGGGTATCCAGGGACACAGTCTAACCCCCTGCTCAGTAAAGGAATTCCCTGATTCCTTGAGCCATCCCTCTGGGGGCGTTCCCAGGCTGTGCATGGGAAGGGAAGTCCCGTGAGTAGAGGCTGGTCATCTCTCTCACCTCTCCCACCCTGGGGCCCTTGCCAGACCTTGACAGTCCACTTGGCAATTGTTTTCCGTGTGACTCTGGTAATCGTTGCACCAGTAGTGGCTGTTGATCTGGAAGATGCCATAGTCAAAGCTgccatctgt
The DNA window shown above is from Bos javanicus breed banteng chromosome 19, ARS-OSU_banteng_1.0, whole genome shotgun sequence and carries:
- the LYZL6 gene encoding lysozyme-like protein 6 isoform X3, which codes for MTSPLLISLASCLVAVNQASLIGRCDLAKVLHQEDLDGFEGYSLTDWLCLAFVESDFNITKVNENTDGSFDYGIFQINSHYWCNDYQSHTENNCQVDCQELLSPNLLAIINCAKKIVSGAGGMKNWVKWRLHCAGRPLSYWMTGCHLA